The genomic window GGGTCGGGTGCTGCCCGCGTCGTCGACGTCGAGCGTACGGGCTCTTCCCCTTCGAGCCCCTCGCACCGATACGTGCTGCGAACGATCGTCCGCACTCACGTCGCTTGGGCGAACCACCCACTTCCGGTGCGGAAGGCGGCGGGGAAGAATTGCGGGATCCCGACTTCCGCGGCGGAAGCGACCGACTTTCCCCGCGGAACATCCACAGGTGTCACGACGTCGGAGCACTTCGGCCGGTCCTCGGGAATGTGGACCCGGTGGGTCCACCCCCATGCACATCCTCTCGACCTCCACTAGCGTGGAGCCTTCGGCCGCAGTCCCCGCATGCCCCTTCCGACCCTCTCAGGAGTCGCTCATGAACCCGTCCGTCATCCTCCCCGTGGCCATGGTCGTCGTCGCCGGCGCGGCGGTAGCGAGCCAACCGGCCTTCAACGGCCAGCTCGCCGGCCTGCTCGGATCGCCCTTCCGGGCCGCGCTCGTGAACTTCGTGGCGGGGACCGTGGTCCTGCTCGCGATCGTGACGGCGATGACGATCCGCGACGGGAGCGTGCCGTCGGGCGAGACGGTGGCGCGAGTGCCGAAGCACCTGTGGGTCGTGGGCGGCGCGCTCGGCGCGCTCTTCGTCACGACGGCGGCGTGGGCGACGCCGAAGATCGGGGCCGGGGCTTTCTTCGCCACGCTGATCGCCGCGCAGCTCGTCGCGGCCATGCTGCTCGACCACTTCGGGCTGCTGGGGCTGCAGGCAAAGGCCATCTCGTGGGCGCGGGTGGGCGGCGCGCTGATGCTGGTCGTGGGCGCTACGCTGGTGGTGCGGGGTTAGGGCGTCGCGAGCAACAGCTGCAGCGC from Candidatus Krumholzibacteriia bacterium includes these protein-coding regions:
- a CDS encoding DMT family transporter, whose amino-acid sequence is MNPSVILPVAMVVVAGAAVASQPAFNGQLAGLLGSPFRAALVNFVAGTVVLLAIVTAMTIRDGSVPSGETVARVPKHLWVVGGALGALFVTTAAWATPKIGAGAFFATLIAAQLVAAMLLDHFGLLGLQAKAISWARVGGALMLVVGATLVVRG